Proteins from a single region of Coregonus clupeaformis isolate EN_2021a chromosome 35, ASM2061545v1, whole genome shotgun sequence:
- the LOC121569077 gene encoding ELAV-like protein 3 isoform X6 produces MSRMVTIISTMETQVSNGPSGTSLPNGPVISTNGATDDSKTNLIVNYLPQNMTQEEFKSLFGSIGEIESCKLVRDKITGQSLGYGFVNYVDPNDADKAINTLNGLKLQTKTIKVSYARPSSASIRDANLYVSGLPKTMTQKDMEQLFSQYGRIITSRILVDQVTAGISRGVGFIRFDKRNEAEEAIKGLNGQKPLGAAEPITVKFANNPSQKTGQALLTQLYQTAARRYTGPLHHQTQRFSLIPPFGKGPDPNNSTKPILDNLLNASYGVKSSPSLLPRFSPITIDSMTSLAGVNLTGPTGAGWCIFVYNLSPEADESVLWQLFGPFGAVTNVKVIRDFTTNKCKGFGFVTMTNYDEAAMAIASLNGYRLGDRVLQVSFKTSKQHKA; encoded by the exons ATAATCAGCACCATGGAAACCCAGGTGTCCAACGGTCCGAGCGGAACCAGCCTGCCTAATGGGCCAGTGATCAGCACCAACGGTGCCACAGATGACAGCAAGACCAACCTGATCGTCAACTACCTGCCTCAGAACATGACCCAGGAGGAATTCAAGAGCCTGTTCGGTAGCATCGGAGAGATTGAATCCTGCAAACTGGTCCGAGACAAGATTACAG GCCAGAGTTTGGGCTATGGGTTCGTAAATTATGTGGATCCCAATGACGCAGACAAGGCCATCAACACACTCAACGGTCTCAAACTACAGACCAAAACAATTAAG GTATCGTACGCCCGGCCCAGCTCAGCATCTATCCGTGATGCCAACCTGTATGTGAGCGGCCTGCCTAAGACCATGACCCAGAAGGACATGGAGCAGCTGTTCTCCCAGTACGGACGCATCATCACCTCCCGCATCCTAGTGGACCAGGTTACAG CAGGTATATCGCGAGGAGTGGGCTTCATCCGGTTTGACAAGCGGAACGAGGCGGAGGAGGCTATCAAGGGCCTGAATGGCCAGAAGCCCCTGGGCGCAGCCGAACCCATCACGGTGAAGTTCGCCAACAACCCCAGCCAGAAGACAGGCCAGGCCCTGCTCACCCAGCTGTACCAGACCGCTGCCCGCCGCTATACTGGCCCACTGCACCACCAGACCCAGCGCTTCAG CCTCATCCCTCCATTTGGAAAGGGACCAGATCCAAATAACAGCACAAAACCAAT ACTCGACAATTTACTAAACGCCAGCTACGGAGTCAAGAG ttctccctctctccttcctagGTTCTCCCCCATCACCATCGACAGCATGACCAGCCTGGCGGGAGTCAACCTGACCGGGCCCACCGGAGCCGGCTGGTGCATCTTTGTCTACAACCTATCGCCCGAAGCTGACGAAAGCGTCCTGTGGCAGCTGTTCGGGCCCTTTGGCGCCGTCACAAACGTCAAGGTCATCCGTGACTTCACCACCAACAAATGTAAGGGCTTCGGCTTCGTCACCATGACCAACTACGATGAGGCAGCCATGGCCATCGCTAGTCTCAACGGCTACCGCCTGGGAGACCGCGTGCTGCAGGTCTCCTTCAAGACCAGCAAGCAACACaaggcctga
- the LOC121569077 gene encoding ELAV-like protein 3 isoform X12 codes for MSRMVTIISTMETQVSNGPSGTSLPNGPVISTNGATDDSKTNLIVNYLPQNMTQEEFKSLFGSIGEIESCKLVRDKITGQSLGYGFVNYVDPNDADKAINTLNGLKLQTKTIKVSYARPSSASIRDANLYVSGLPKTMTQKDMEQLFSQYGRIITSRILVDQVTGISRGVGFIRFDKRNEAEEAIKGLNGQKPLGAAEPITVKFANNPSQKTGQALLTQLYQTAARRYTGPLHHQTQRFRFSPITIDSMTSLAGVNLTGPTGAGWCIFVYNLSPEADESVLWQLFGPFGAVTNVKVIRDFTTNKCKGFGFVTMTNYDEAAMAIASLNGYRLGDRVLQVSFKTSKQHKA; via the exons ATAATCAGCACCATGGAAACCCAGGTGTCCAACGGTCCGAGCGGAACCAGCCTGCCTAATGGGCCAGTGATCAGCACCAACGGTGCCACAGATGACAGCAAGACCAACCTGATCGTCAACTACCTGCCTCAGAACATGACCCAGGAGGAATTCAAGAGCCTGTTCGGTAGCATCGGAGAGATTGAATCCTGCAAACTGGTCCGAGACAAGATTACAG GCCAGAGTTTGGGCTATGGGTTCGTAAATTATGTGGATCCCAATGACGCAGACAAGGCCATCAACACACTCAACGGTCTCAAACTACAGACCAAAACAATTAAG GTATCGTACGCCCGGCCCAGCTCAGCATCTATCCGTGATGCCAACCTGTATGTGAGCGGCCTGCCTAAGACCATGACCCAGAAGGACATGGAGCAGCTGTTCTCCCAGTACGGACGCATCATCACCTCCCGCATCCTAGTGGACCAGGTTACAG GTATATCGCGAGGAGTGGGCTTCATCCGGTTTGACAAGCGGAACGAGGCGGAGGAGGCTATCAAGGGCCTGAATGGCCAGAAGCCCCTGGGCGCAGCCGAACCCATCACGGTGAAGTTCGCCAACAACCCCAGCCAGAAGACAGGCCAGGCCCTGCTCACCCAGCTGTACCAGACCGCTGCCCGCCGCTATACTGGCCCACTGCACCACCAGACCCAGCGCTTCAG GTTCTCCCCCATCACCATCGACAGCATGACCAGCCTGGCGGGAGTCAACCTGACCGGGCCCACCGGAGCCGGCTGGTGCATCTTTGTCTACAACCTATCGCCCGAAGCTGACGAAAGCGTCCTGTGGCAGCTGTTCGGGCCCTTTGGCGCCGTCACAAACGTCAAGGTCATCCGTGACTTCACCACCAACAAATGTAAGGGCTTCGGCTTCGTCACCATGACCAACTACGATGAGGCAGCCATGGCCATCGCTAGTCTCAACGGCTACCGCCTGGGAGACCGCGTGCTGCAGGTCTCCTTCAAGACCAGCAAGCAACACaaggcctga
- the LOC121569077 gene encoding ELAV-like protein 3 isoform X9, whose product MSRMVTQIISTMETQVSNGPSGTSLPNGPVISTNGATDDSKTNLIVNYLPQNMTQEEFKSLFGSIGEIESCKLVRDKITGIHDASAGQSLGYGFVNYVDPNDADKAINTLNGLKLQTKTIKVSYARPSSASIRDANLYVSGLPKTMTQKDMEQLFSQYGRIITSRILVDQVTAGISRGVGFIRFDKRNEAEEAIKGLNGQKPLGAAEPITVKFANNPSQKTGQALLTQLYQTAARRYTGPLHHQTQRFRFSPITIDSMTSLAGVNLTGPTGAGWCIFVYNLSPEADESVLWQLFGPFGAVTNVKVIRDFTTNKCKGFGFVTMTNYDEAAMAIASLNGYRLGDRVLQVSFKTSKQHKA is encoded by the exons CAGATAATCAGCACCATGGAAACCCAGGTGTCCAACGGTCCGAGCGGAACCAGCCTGCCTAATGGGCCAGTGATCAGCACCAACGGTGCCACAGATGACAGCAAGACCAACCTGATCGTCAACTACCTGCCTCAGAACATGACCCAGGAGGAATTCAAGAGCCTGTTCGGTAGCATCGGAGAGATTGAATCCTGCAAACTGGTCCGAGACAAGATTACAGGTATTCATGATGCTTCAGCAG GCCAGAGTTTGGGCTATGGGTTCGTAAATTATGTGGATCCCAATGACGCAGACAAGGCCATCAACACACTCAACGGTCTCAAACTACAGACCAAAACAATTAAG GTATCGTACGCCCGGCCCAGCTCAGCATCTATCCGTGATGCCAACCTGTATGTGAGCGGCCTGCCTAAGACCATGACCCAGAAGGACATGGAGCAGCTGTTCTCCCAGTACGGACGCATCATCACCTCCCGCATCCTAGTGGACCAGGTTACAG CAGGTATATCGCGAGGAGTGGGCTTCATCCGGTTTGACAAGCGGAACGAGGCGGAGGAGGCTATCAAGGGCCTGAATGGCCAGAAGCCCCTGGGCGCAGCCGAACCCATCACGGTGAAGTTCGCCAACAACCCCAGCCAGAAGACAGGCCAGGCCCTGCTCACCCAGCTGTACCAGACCGCTGCCCGCCGCTATACTGGCCCACTGCACCACCAGACCCAGCGCTTCAG GTTCTCCCCCATCACCATCGACAGCATGACCAGCCTGGCGGGAGTCAACCTGACCGGGCCCACCGGAGCCGGCTGGTGCATCTTTGTCTACAACCTATCGCCCGAAGCTGACGAAAGCGTCCTGTGGCAGCTGTTCGGGCCCTTTGGCGCCGTCACAAACGTCAAGGTCATCCGTGACTTCACCACCAACAAATGTAAGGGCTTCGGCTTCGTCACCATGACCAACTACGATGAGGCAGCCATGGCCATCGCTAGTCTCAACGGCTACCGCCTGGGAGACCGCGTGCTGCAGGTCTCCTTCAAGACCAGCAAGCAACACaaggcctga
- the LOC121569077 gene encoding ELAV-like protein 3 isoform X2, whose product MSRMVTIISTMETQVSNGPSGTSLPNGPVISTNGATDDSKTNLIVNYLPQNMTQEEFKSLFGSIGEIESCKLVRDKITGIHDASAGQSLGYGFVNYVDPNDADKAINTLNGLKLQTKTIKVSYARPSSASIRDANLYVSGLPKTMTQKDMEQLFSQYGRIITSRILVDQVTAGISRGVGFIRFDKRNEAEEAIKGLNGQKPLGAAEPITVKFANNPSQKTGQALLTQLYQTAARRYTGPLHHQTQRFSLIPPFGKGPDPNNSTKPILDNLLNASYGVKSSPSLLPRFSPITIDSMTSLAGVNLTGPTGAGWCIFVYNLSPEADESVLWQLFGPFGAVTNVKVIRDFTTNKCKGFGFVTMTNYDEAAMAIASLNGYRLGDRVLQVSFKTSKQHKA is encoded by the exons ATAATCAGCACCATGGAAACCCAGGTGTCCAACGGTCCGAGCGGAACCAGCCTGCCTAATGGGCCAGTGATCAGCACCAACGGTGCCACAGATGACAGCAAGACCAACCTGATCGTCAACTACCTGCCTCAGAACATGACCCAGGAGGAATTCAAGAGCCTGTTCGGTAGCATCGGAGAGATTGAATCCTGCAAACTGGTCCGAGACAAGATTACAGGTATTCATGATGCTTCAGCAG GCCAGAGTTTGGGCTATGGGTTCGTAAATTATGTGGATCCCAATGACGCAGACAAGGCCATCAACACACTCAACGGTCTCAAACTACAGACCAAAACAATTAAG GTATCGTACGCCCGGCCCAGCTCAGCATCTATCCGTGATGCCAACCTGTATGTGAGCGGCCTGCCTAAGACCATGACCCAGAAGGACATGGAGCAGCTGTTCTCCCAGTACGGACGCATCATCACCTCCCGCATCCTAGTGGACCAGGTTACAG CAGGTATATCGCGAGGAGTGGGCTTCATCCGGTTTGACAAGCGGAACGAGGCGGAGGAGGCTATCAAGGGCCTGAATGGCCAGAAGCCCCTGGGCGCAGCCGAACCCATCACGGTGAAGTTCGCCAACAACCCCAGCCAGAAGACAGGCCAGGCCCTGCTCACCCAGCTGTACCAGACCGCTGCCCGCCGCTATACTGGCCCACTGCACCACCAGACCCAGCGCTTCAG CCTCATCCCTCCATTTGGAAAGGGACCAGATCCAAATAACAGCACAAAACCAAT ACTCGACAATTTACTAAACGCCAGCTACGGAGTCAAGAG ttctccctctctccttcctagGTTCTCCCCCATCACCATCGACAGCATGACCAGCCTGGCGGGAGTCAACCTGACCGGGCCCACCGGAGCCGGCTGGTGCATCTTTGTCTACAACCTATCGCCCGAAGCTGACGAAAGCGTCCTGTGGCAGCTGTTCGGGCCCTTTGGCGCCGTCACAAACGTCAAGGTCATCCGTGACTTCACCACCAACAAATGTAAGGGCTTCGGCTTCGTCACCATGACCAACTACGATGAGGCAGCCATGGCCATCGCTAGTCTCAACGGCTACCGCCTGGGAGACCGCGTGCTGCAGGTCTCCTTCAAGACCAGCAAGCAACACaaggcctga
- the LOC121569077 gene encoding ELAV-like protein 3 isoform X13, giving the protein MSRMVTIISTMETQVSNGPSGTSLPNGPVISTNGATDDSKTNLIVNYLPQNMTQEEFKSLFGSIGEIESCKLVRDKITGQSLGYGFVNYVDPNDADKAINTLNGLKLQTKTIKVSYARPSSASIRDANLYVSGLPKTMTQKDMEQLFSQYGRIITSRILVDQVTAGISRGVGFIRFDKRNEAEEAIKGLNGQKPLGAAEPITVKFANNPSQKTGQALLTQLYQTAARRYTGPLHHQTQRFSLIPPFGKGPDPNNSTKPILDNLLNASYGVKRFSPITIDSMTSLAGVNLTGPTGAGWCIFVYNLSPEADESVLWQLFGPFGAVTNVKVIRDFTTNKCKGFGFVTMTNYDEAAMAIASLNGYRLGDRVLQVSFKTSKQHKA; this is encoded by the exons ATAATCAGCACCATGGAAACCCAGGTGTCCAACGGTCCGAGCGGAACCAGCCTGCCTAATGGGCCAGTGATCAGCACCAACGGTGCCACAGATGACAGCAAGACCAACCTGATCGTCAACTACCTGCCTCAGAACATGACCCAGGAGGAATTCAAGAGCCTGTTCGGTAGCATCGGAGAGATTGAATCCTGCAAACTGGTCCGAGACAAGATTACAG GCCAGAGTTTGGGCTATGGGTTCGTAAATTATGTGGATCCCAATGACGCAGACAAGGCCATCAACACACTCAACGGTCTCAAACTACAGACCAAAACAATTAAG GTATCGTACGCCCGGCCCAGCTCAGCATCTATCCGTGATGCCAACCTGTATGTGAGCGGCCTGCCTAAGACCATGACCCAGAAGGACATGGAGCAGCTGTTCTCCCAGTACGGACGCATCATCACCTCCCGCATCCTAGTGGACCAGGTTACAG CAGGTATATCGCGAGGAGTGGGCTTCATCCGGTTTGACAAGCGGAACGAGGCGGAGGAGGCTATCAAGGGCCTGAATGGCCAGAAGCCCCTGGGCGCAGCCGAACCCATCACGGTGAAGTTCGCCAACAACCCCAGCCAGAAGACAGGCCAGGCCCTGCTCACCCAGCTGTACCAGACCGCTGCCCGCCGCTATACTGGCCCACTGCACCACCAGACCCAGCGCTTCAG CCTCATCCCTCCATTTGGAAAGGGACCAGATCCAAATAACAGCACAAAACCAAT ACTCGACAATTTACTAAACGCCAGCTACGGAGTCAAGAG GTTCTCCCCCATCACCATCGACAGCATGACCAGCCTGGCGGGAGTCAACCTGACCGGGCCCACCGGAGCCGGCTGGTGCATCTTTGTCTACAACCTATCGCCCGAAGCTGACGAAAGCGTCCTGTGGCAGCTGTTCGGGCCCTTTGGCGCCGTCACAAACGTCAAGGTCATCCGTGACTTCACCACCAACAAATGTAAGGGCTTCGGCTTCGTCACCATGACCAACTACGATGAGGCAGCCATGGCCATCGCTAGTCTCAACGGCTACCGCCTGGGAGACCGCGTGCTGCAGGTCTCCTTCAAGACCAGCAAGCAACACaaggcctga